Proteins encoded in a region of the Elizabethkingia bruuniana genome:
- a CDS encoding energy transducer TonB yields MSHKYILLFSILFSGFAFSQVVKNTPTVTRQVESPDNLTTFYKDLSQSFNTRNFVGKGDLSCVLSFTIEKDGSMTRISAAGDNQKFNDEVIKTLKRIRTKIKVRLENGQPVAANYRLPFRFNDN; encoded by the coding sequence ATGAGTCACAAATATATCTTACTTTTTTCAATTTTATTTTCCGGATTTGCTTTTTCTCAGGTAGTCAAGAATACACCTACGGTTACTAGGCAGGTAGAATCACCGGATAATCTCACCACTTTCTATAAGGATTTAAGCCAATCTTTTAATACACGTAATTTTGTAGGGAAAGGCGACTTGTCTTGTGTTCTTTCTTTTACAATTGAGAAAGACGGAAGTATGACCCGAATTAGTGCAGCAGGAGATAACCAAAAGTTTAATGATGAAGTAATTAAAACTTTAAAGCGCATTAGAACAAAAATAAAAGTAAGACTTGAAAATGGTCAGCCTGTTGCGGCTAACTATAGATTACCTTTTAGGTTTAATGACAATTAA
- a CDS encoding hydroxymethylglutaryl-CoA lyase translates to MFITECPRDAMQGWPELIPTNKKIDYMNSLMDVGYDILDCGSFVNPRMVPQMADSGEVVDNIDKSRSNTKLSVVIANFRGAEKALEHEKIDYLGFPFSISETFQHRNTNKSREEAFTEVQRIFDLTKSKNKDLILYFSMAFGNPYGEMWKWQDVEEWAQRFSDMGVKTVMLSDTTGVSDAETIALLFSKIPPLFPDIEFGAHFHNRYEDSYKKLKAAYDNGCRRFDTAIKGIGGCPMAKDELVGNMPTEQLINFLQIEKIDNRLNLLNFESSYNQAKDIFHF, encoded by the coding sequence ATGTTTATAACAGAATGCCCCAGAGATGCTATGCAAGGCTGGCCGGAACTTATTCCGACCAACAAGAAGATCGATTACATGAACAGCCTGATGGATGTCGGGTATGATATTCTGGACTGTGGTAGCTTTGTAAATCCCCGAATGGTTCCACAGATGGCAGATAGCGGTGAAGTTGTAGACAACATTGATAAAAGCCGTTCCAATACCAAACTTTCTGTGGTTATTGCCAATTTCAGAGGTGCCGAGAAAGCCTTGGAACATGAAAAGATAGACTATCTGGGTTTTCCTTTTTCTATCTCGGAAACCTTCCAGCACAGAAATACCAATAAAAGCAGAGAAGAAGCTTTTACAGAAGTACAGCGAATCTTTGATCTGACCAAAAGTAAAAACAAAGACCTTATTTTATATTTCTCTATGGCTTTTGGTAATCCCTATGGAGAAATGTGGAAATGGCAGGATGTGGAAGAATGGGCACAGCGTTTTAGCGATATGGGAGTTAAGACAGTTATGTTATCTGACACTACCGGAGTTTCAGACGCTGAGACAATTGCTCTTCTATTTTCCAAAATTCCGCCTTTGTTTCCGGATATAGAATTCGGAGCCCACTTTCATAATCGATATGAAGATTCTTATAAAAAACTAAAAGCAGCTTATGATAACGGCTGCAGACGTTTTGATACCGCAATTAAAGGGATCGGAGGCTGTCCAATGGCTAAAGATGAGCTTGTCGGAAACATGCCTACAGAACAGCTTATTAATTTCCTTCAGATCGAAAAAATTGATAACAGGCTTAACCTGTTAAACTTTGAAAGTTCTTACAATCAGGCAAAAGATATCTTTCATTTTTAA
- a CDS encoding OsmC family protein — translation MTSAIKYIGQLRCESQHLQSGSIVITDAPTDNHGQGAAFSPTDLCATSLGQCMLTTIAILGKGKNIDIEGATCDITKVMNPAPRKIAEIICDLKFPMNYSDEEKQFIEQTALNCPVALSLHPDVKKTVSFTYG, via the coding sequence ATGACATCAGCAATAAAATATATAGGCCAGCTTAGATGCGAATCTCAGCATTTGCAATCCGGAAGCATTGTTATTACAGATGCTCCGACAGATAATCACGGACAAGGCGCTGCATTCTCACCCACAGACCTTTGTGCAACCTCATTAGGACAATGTATGCTTACTACCATCGCTATTCTGGGAAAAGGTAAGAATATAGATATAGAAGGTGCAACCTGTGATATTACAAAAGTAATGAATCCGGCTCCGCGTAAGATTGCAGAGATAATCTGTGATCTGAAATTCCCGATGAATTACAGCGACGAGGAAAAGCAATTTATTGAACAAACAGCTCTAAATTGCCCTGTTGCCCTAAGTCTTCACCCGGACGTTAAAAAAACGGTAAGTTTCACTTACGGATAA
- the mutS gene encoding DNA mismatch repair protein MutS, producing the protein MAKEKKETPLMGQYNSIKAKYPDALLLFRVGDFYETFGQDAVKTSQILGIVLTKRANGSASHIELAGFPHHSLDSYLPKLVRAGMRVAICDQLEDPKMVKGIVKRGVTELVTPGVTFNDQVLNAKRNNFLLSLHKEKEKYGIALVDISTGEFLVSEGNLEKLLHIVNTFDPSEIILQRSTEVPAVLKNRNTFKLEDWAYQYDYAYEKLTQHFKTKSLKGFGIDDQKLAVVASGAIFAYLVEDTHHSLLNHITKIQSIPQEDYLMMDAFTLRNLEIVFSSQQKGKSLLDIIDKTSTPMGGRLLRRRLILPLKNINEINRRLSLVEFLNKEDQLKYEISLRLRTISDLDRLMGKLAAEKISPKELGYLRQSLENIQEIKKLLIPHPDVLAWLDPLNDLDEILQYVYQHLNEELPVHLNKGNVIKEGVSEELDRLRNLQSKGKGFLDEMRDREIERTGIPSLKIDFNNVFGYFIEVRNTHKDKVPTDWIRKQTLVNAERYITEELKEYESQILGAEEKISLLETQLYRTTCAYLLQYIDLIQENSALIAQLDCALGLSELSVQEQYTKPVLNDSFIISISEGRHPIIEKSLPLGEKYIPNDIYLDQDSQQIIMVTGPNMAGKSAILRQTAIICLLAQIGSYVPAKHAEVGLLDKIFTRVGASDNIAAGESTFMVEMNEAANILNNISDRSLILLDEIGRGTSTYDGVSIAWAIAEYLHQHTTKPKTLFATHYHELNEMTVNFERIKNFSVSIQENKGNIIFLRKLVPGGSEHSFGIHVAKLAGMPSKVVHRAEEILKTLEDSRAQGGSSEKIKRVTEENMQLSFFQLDDPVLENIREELTKIDINTLTPIEALMKLNSIKKMIGS; encoded by the coding sequence ATGGCGAAAGAAAAGAAGGAAACTCCTTTAATGGGACAATACAACAGTATAAAGGCAAAATATCCGGATGCTCTTCTACTGTTCAGAGTTGGTGACTTTTATGAAACCTTTGGACAGGACGCAGTTAAGACATCTCAGATATTAGGTATTGTTTTAACTAAAAGAGCAAATGGCTCTGCTTCTCATATAGAATTAGCCGGCTTCCCACATCATTCACTGGACAGCTACTTGCCCAAATTGGTTCGTGCCGGAATGCGTGTTGCTATATGCGACCAGCTGGAGGATCCGAAAATGGTTAAAGGTATTGTAAAACGAGGTGTTACCGAACTGGTAACTCCGGGGGTTACCTTCAATGATCAGGTTCTGAATGCCAAGCGAAATAATTTCCTTTTGTCGCTTCACAAAGAAAAAGAAAAGTACGGAATAGCACTGGTTGATATTTCTACCGGAGAATTCTTGGTAAGCGAAGGTAATCTTGAAAAATTACTCCACATTGTCAATACCTTTGATCCTAGTGAGATTATTCTTCAAAGAAGTACCGAAGTTCCTGCTGTTCTTAAAAACAGAAATACATTCAAACTGGAAGACTGGGCGTATCAGTATGATTATGCTTATGAGAAGCTTACACAGCATTTTAAAACCAAGTCTCTAAAAGGTTTCGGTATAGATGATCAAAAACTGGCAGTTGTTGCTTCAGGAGCTATTTTCGCCTATTTGGTAGAAGACACTCACCACAGTCTTCTAAATCATATCACCAAAATTCAGTCTATCCCGCAGGAAGATTACCTAATGATGGACGCATTCACTCTTCGCAATCTGGAAATTGTATTTTCCAGCCAGCAGAAAGGGAAAAGCTTACTCGACATCATCGATAAAACCTCAACACCAATGGGTGGAAGATTACTTCGCAGAAGACTAATCCTTCCCCTGAAAAATATCAATGAAATTAACCGCAGACTAAGTCTCGTTGAATTTCTGAATAAAGAGGATCAACTGAAATATGAAATTTCTTTAAGGCTTAGAACGATTTCCGATCTTGACAGACTAATGGGTAAACTGGCTGCTGAAAAAATAAGTCCTAAAGAGTTGGGATATCTTCGTCAGTCACTGGAAAATATTCAGGAAATCAAAAAATTACTGATTCCGCATCCGGATGTTCTGGCATGGTTGGATCCTTTAAATGATCTGGATGAAATTCTTCAGTATGTATACCAACATCTGAATGAGGAACTTCCTGTACACCTTAACAAAGGAAACGTAATAAAAGAAGGTGTATCCGAAGAATTAGACCGCCTGAGAAATCTCCAGTCCAAAGGTAAAGGCTTTTTGGATGAAATGAGAGATCGTGAGATTGAACGTACGGGTATCCCGAGTCTGAAAATAGATTTCAATAATGTATTCGGCTACTTTATTGAAGTAAGAAATACTCACAAAGACAAAGTTCCGACGGACTGGATCCGTAAGCAAACACTTGTAAACGCAGAACGTTATATTACCGAAGAATTAAAGGAATATGAAAGCCAGATTCTGGGAGCCGAAGAAAAGATTTCGCTACTGGAAACACAATTATACCGTACTACCTGCGCTTATCTACTACAATATATAGATCTTATTCAGGAGAATTCTGCTTTAATTGCTCAGTTGGATTGTGCATTAGGTTTATCTGAGCTTTCCGTACAGGAGCAGTATACAAAACCTGTTCTCAATGATAGCTTTATAATCAGTATATCGGAAGGACGCCACCCTATTATAGAAAAGTCTTTGCCTTTGGGTGAAAAATATATTCCGAATGATATCTATCTGGATCAGGACTCACAACAGATTATTATGGTTACAGGGCCCAACATGGCCGGTAAATCAGCTATATTAAGACAAACAGCTATTATCTGTCTCTTAGCTCAGATTGGTAGTTATGTTCCAGCAAAACATGCCGAAGTGGGATTACTCGACAAAATTTTCACCCGTGTAGGAGCTTCAGATAATATTGCAGCTGGTGAATCTACCTTTATGGTGGAGATGAACGAGGCAGCCAATATTCTGAACAATATATCCGACCGCTCACTAATATTACTGGATGAGATTGGACGTGGTACAAGTACCTACGATGGAGTTTCCATTGCATGGGCAATTGCAGAATACCTGCACCAACATACAACAAAGCCTAAAACACTTTTTGCGACGCATTACCATGAGCTAAACGAAATGACAGTAAACTTTGAGCGGATTAAAAACTTTAGTGTAAGCATTCAGGAAAATAAAGGAAATATTATATTCCTGAGAAAATTAGTCCCTGGCGGTAGTGAGCATAGTTTTGGTATTCATGTAGCAAAGCTTGCAGGTATGCCTTCTAAAGTTGTTCACCGTGCAGAGGAAATTCTGAAGACACTGGAGGATTCCAGAGCACAAGGCGGTTCATCTGAAAAAATAAAAAGAGTTACCGAAGAAAATATGCAATTAAGCTTCTTCCAACTGGATGATCCGGTTCTGGAAAATATTCGTGAAGAATTGACTAAAATCGATATCAATACTCTTACACCTATTGAAGCTCTGATGAAGCTGAATTCTATCAAAAAAATGATAGGCAGCTAA
- a CDS encoding UDP-2,3-diacylglucosamine diphosphatase: MRNSEVVIISDVHLGTYGCHAKELISYLKTIKPRLLILNGDIIDGWAFSKRYFPASHMEVINEFFRLLKEGTKIVYITGNHDEFLRRYSDTQMGEIWLTDKLLFELDGKKHWVFHGDVFDNTTKGYAKFMAKLGGKGYDLLILLNRAINYTFSLFGKSKISLSKRVKNSVKEAIKFIADFEQTAAELAIENKYDIVICGHIHQPVDKMIETEKGSVRYLNSGDWIENLTALEYHNGEWSLYKFDEKNYKEPVISKEDIGINIDELIRPSQIAAFLGNKKGRFI, from the coding sequence ATGAGAAACAGTGAAGTTGTTATTATTTCAGATGTGCATTTGGGAACCTATGGTTGCCATGCAAAAGAGTTAATTTCTTATTTAAAAACCATAAAGCCTCGTTTACTGATACTTAATGGTGATATTATAGATGGCTGGGCATTCTCAAAAAGATATTTTCCGGCTTCTCACATGGAAGTTATAAATGAATTCTTTCGATTATTGAAGGAAGGGACAAAGATTGTCTATATCACAGGAAATCATGATGAATTTCTGCGCAGGTATTCTGATACCCAGATGGGAGAAATATGGCTGACGGATAAGCTATTATTTGAACTGGACGGAAAAAAACATTGGGTTTTTCACGGTGATGTGTTCGATAATACGACAAAAGGTTATGCAAAATTTATGGCTAAACTCGGTGGAAAAGGTTATGACCTTCTTATCCTTTTGAACCGGGCGATTAATTATACTTTCAGCTTATTCGGCAAATCAAAGATTTCATTATCCAAAAGAGTAAAAAATAGCGTTAAAGAGGCTATAAAGTTTATTGCAGATTTTGAACAAACAGCTGCTGAATTAGCTATAGAAAACAAGTATGATATTGTGATCTGTGGACATATTCACCAGCCTGTGGACAAAATGATAGAAACAGAGAAAGGAAGTGTAAGGTACCTAAATTCCGGAGACTGGATAGAAAATCTGACAGCTCTTGAATATCATAATGGTGAATGGAGCCTTTATAAATTCGACGAAAAGAATTACAAAGAGCCGGTTATCTCGAAAGAAGATATCGGAATCAATATAGATGAACTTATCCGACCTAGCCAAATCGCGGCATTCTTAGGAAATAAAAAGGGAAGATTTATCTAG
- the pepT gene encoding peptidase T has protein sequence MNKVELNKEWEEKLLERFLTYVKIYSTSDPESEKTPSTEQQWDMVNYLYEELQRIGLEDVSKDENGYVYGFVPSTLDKEVPQIGFVSHFDSSPDFNGKDIKPIVWENYDGGDLLLNKETGFTLSSTKFKELANYKGKTIITTDGTSLLSADDKAGIAEIVTAAEYLIANPEIKHGRISIGFTPDEEIGRGADKFNVAHFNAEWAYTMDGGEIGELEYENFNASGAVVKIHGLSVHPGYSYGKMVNAGLLAAEFIQSLPANETPATTRSYEGFFHLTDVKADVSEAKLQYIIRDHDDTKYEQRNEFLKQKVAEFNQKHGEGTAEVEIKEQYLNMRKHIEDKMYIIDFAEEAMKISDVTPNIKAIRGGTDGAKLSYMGLPCPNIFAGGHNFHGPYEYVPLQSMSKATEVILHLVQLVAEK, from the coding sequence ATGAATAAAGTAGAATTGAATAAGGAATGGGAAGAAAAACTTTTAGAGAGATTTTTAACCTATGTAAAAATATATTCAACAAGTGATCCGGAAAGCGAGAAGACACCAAGTACGGAACAACAATGGGATATGGTAAACTATCTTTATGAGGAGTTACAAAGAATTGGTCTGGAAGATGTTTCCAAAGACGAAAATGGATATGTATATGGTTTCGTTCCTTCTACCTTAGATAAGGAAGTTCCTCAGATTGGTTTTGTATCTCACTTTGATTCTTCACCAGACTTTAACGGTAAAGATATTAAGCCAATTGTATGGGAAAATTATGATGGCGGAGATTTACTATTGAATAAAGAAACAGGATTTACACTTTCTTCGACTAAATTCAAAGAGCTGGCAAACTATAAAGGAAAGACTATTATTACAACTGACGGTACTTCTCTTTTAAGTGCCGACGATAAAGCAGGTATTGCTGAAATTGTAACAGCAGCTGAATATTTGATCGCAAATCCTGAGATCAAGCATGGTCGTATTTCTATTGGTTTTACACCAGACGAAGAAATAGGGCGTGGTGCCGATAAATTCAACGTTGCACACTTCAATGCAGAGTGGGCTTATACAATGGATGGTGGAGAGATAGGAGAATTGGAGTATGAAAACTTTAATGCTTCCGGCGCAGTAGTAAAGATTCATGGATTAAGTGTACATCCTGGTTATTCTTATGGTAAAATGGTAAATGCTGGTTTACTGGCAGCAGAATTTATTCAGAGTCTTCCGGCGAATGAAACTCCGGCAACAACACGTAGTTATGAAGGGTTCTTTCATTTAACGGATGTTAAAGCTGATGTTTCAGAAGCTAAGCTGCAATATATTATTCGTGATCACGATGATACTAAATACGAGCAACGTAACGAATTCTTAAAACAAAAGGTTGCAGAATTCAACCAAAAGCATGGAGAAGGAACAGCTGAAGTAGAGATTAAAGAGCAATATCTGAATATGCGTAAACATATTGAAGATAAAATGTACATTATTGACTTCGCTGAGGAGGCGATGAAGATTTCAGATGTTACGCCAAATATCAAAGCAATTCGTGGTGGAACAGATGGTGCAAAGTTATCTTATATGGGACTGCCTTGTCCTAATATTTTTGCCGGAGGTCATAACTTCCACGGACCATATGAATATGTTCCGTTGCAGTCGATGTCTAAGGCAACAGAAGTTATACTACACCTTGTACAGTTAGTAGCAGAAAAATAA
- a CDS encoding RNA methyltransferase, translated as MVEKLKLEELGRVDIETFKQSEKIPVIVLLDSIRSMNNVGAVFRTADAFIIEKVVLCGITPQPPHREIHKAALGATESVDWYYEKDVTDALQKLKSEGYKILAIEQTTGSIALNEQVISKDEKYVVIMGNEVDGVSDEALALCDGFIEIPQMGTKHSLNVSVCAGIIMWEFFKNLK; from the coding sequence ATGGTAGAGAAGTTAAAACTGGAAGAACTCGGCAGAGTAGATATAGAAACCTTTAAACAATCGGAAAAAATTCCGGTGATTGTTCTGTTGGATAGTATCCGTAGTATGAACAATGTAGGAGCAGTATTCAGAACAGCTGATGCTTTTATTATAGAGAAGGTCGTATTATGCGGTATTACGCCGCAGCCACCACATCGCGAGATTCATAAGGCAGCATTAGGAGCTACTGAAAGTGTAGACTGGTATTATGAGAAAGATGTAACCGATGCTTTACAAAAACTAAAGTCCGAGGGATATAAAATTTTAGCCATAGAGCAGACTACAGGTAGTATCGCTCTGAATGAGCAGGTAATCTCCAAAGACGAGAAGTACGTGGTGATTATGGGAAATGAAGTAGACGGTGTATCGGATGAAGCATTGGCTTTATGTGATGGCTTTATTGAAATCCCACAGATGGGAACAAAGCACTCGCTGAATGTAAGTGTATGTGCAGGTATTATCATGTGGGAATTTTTTAAAAATCTGAAGTAA
- a CDS encoding SUF system Fe-S cluster assembly protein, whose translation METPYTDEFIAEIGDNIIRVLKTIFDPEIPVDIYELGLIYDVQISETGEVKVLMTLTAPNCPVADTLPLEVEQKVGIVKGVTKASVELTFEPTWTKDMMSEEARFELGML comes from the coding sequence ATGGAGACACCTTATACAGACGAATTTATAGCAGAAATCGGAGATAACATCATAAGAGTTCTGAAGACTATTTTTGACCCGGAAATTCCGGTAGATATTTATGAACTGGGGCTTATTTATGATGTACAGATTAGCGAAACAGGAGAAGTAAAAGTACTGATGACGCTAACAGCACCTAACTGCCCGGTAGCAGATACTCTTCCACTGGAGGTAGAACAAAAAGTAGGTATCGTAAAAGGAGTAACAAAAGCTTCGGTAGAATTAACATTCGAACCTACCTGGACAAAAGATATGATGAGCGAAGAAGCTCGATTTGAACTTGGGATGTTATAG
- a CDS encoding DUF2809 domain-containing protein: MKFNLYYFIATIILFITEVLIATVFKDLFFVRAYLGDVLVTILIYTFVKSFFNISPGKLLIGIFIFSVFIEVLQYFNIADVLGLKRGSIAYIVVGNSFSWIDIICYGAGCLIAFVVERLRNSTN; this comes from the coding sequence ATGAAATTCAACCTCTATTATTTTATTGCCACAATTATCCTGTTCATCACAGAAGTCCTTATAGCTACTGTTTTTAAAGATTTATTCTTTGTCCGTGCTTATCTGGGTGATGTTCTCGTAACTATTCTGATTTATACATTTGTAAAAAGCTTCTTTAACATCAGTCCCGGAAAACTATTGATCGGTATTTTCATCTTTTCTGTTTTTATAGAAGTATTACAATACTTCAACATAGCCGATGTATTAGGATTAAAACGTGGAAGCATTGCTTACATTGTTGTAGGCAATAGTTTTAGTTGGATTGATATAATTTGTTATGGCGCTGGTTGTTTAATTGCTTTTGTTGTTGAAAGGTTAAGGAATTCCACAAACTAA
- the thiL gene encoding thiamine-phosphate kinase, with the protein MLEDKKPQLTPVSQLGEFGLIKHLTENFPLENSSSELGVGDDAAVINPEGKKVVVTTDILAEGVHFNLGYAPLKHLGYKAVVVNLSDLAAMNAVPSQILVSLAASNRFPVEAFEELYAGIALACQHYHVDLIGGDTTSSNAGLVMSITAIGLQDEQKIVKRSGAKPNDLLVVTGDLGGAYMGLQILEREHAVYLANPDMQPEMEGYDYILQRQLKPEARTDIRTTLEEMDIIPTSMIDISDGLASEILHLSDQSKVGFHLYEEKIPMDTQMINTAEELNFNPVIAALNGGEDYELLFTISPDSYDKIKNHPDFTIIGHAVEANQGNYMVARGSNELIKLTAQGWDAFLNKGE; encoded by the coding sequence ATGTTAGAAGATAAAAAACCTCAATTAACCCCTGTTTCCCAACTTGGCGAATTTGGGCTTATAAAGCACCTCACAGAGAATTTTCCATTGGAAAACTCTTCTTCGGAATTAGGTGTAGGAGATGATGCGGCTGTTATAAATCCGGAAGGTAAAAAAGTAGTTGTAACAACAGATATTTTAGCCGAAGGTGTACACTTTAATCTGGGATATGCTCCACTAAAGCACCTGGGATATAAAGCTGTAGTTGTTAACCTAAGTGATCTTGCAGCAATGAATGCTGTACCTTCTCAGATTCTGGTTTCATTAGCTGCATCTAACCGTTTCCCGGTAGAAGCTTTTGAAGAGTTATATGCAGGTATTGCTTTGGCATGTCAGCATTATCATGTAGACCTAATAGGTGGTGATACTACAAGTTCCAATGCAGGACTTGTAATGAGTATTACTGCAATAGGCCTACAGGACGAACAGAAAATTGTTAAAAGATCCGGAGCGAAGCCTAATGATCTTCTGGTTGTAACCGGAGATCTTGGGGGTGCCTATATGGGATTACAAATTCTGGAAAGAGAACATGCTGTTTATTTAGCAAATCCGGATATGCAACCTGAAATGGAGGGCTATGATTATATCCTTCAGCGTCAGCTGAAACCTGAGGCTCGTACAGATATAAGAACAACTCTGGAAGAAATGGATATTATACCAACTTCTATGATTGATATATCGGATGGTCTCGCTTCTGAAATTCTTCATCTTTCAGATCAGTCTAAGGTAGGATTCCATCTGTATGAAGAAAAGATCCCTATGGATACACAGATGATTAATACCGCTGAGGAACTTAATTTTAATCCGGTAATTGCTGCACTTAATGGTGGAGAAGACTACGAATTATTATTTACCATCAGCCCGGATAGCTATGACAAAATCAAGAATCATCCTGATTTTACTATTATCGGCCATGCTGTAGAAGCTAATCAGGGCAACTATATGGTTGCAAGAGGTTCTAACGAGCTTATAAAACTTACCGCTCAGGGATGGGATGCCTTCCTGAACAAAGGTGAGTAA
- a CDS encoding acyl-CoA thioesterase: MSVYYHKFEVRWSDIDANRHLANSSYVMYCAQTRMAFMNAHNMGVSKLVHWGIGPVILNEEYSFFKEITADQTVYVSLEISGMSEDSSIYSFTHKFYMPDGTHCATSKVTGVWIDMMLRKMTTPPDDILVSLLKYKTDQTELLTKEDLKKLSNRPENIDPSVFK, translated from the coding sequence ATGTCTGTATATTATCATAAATTTGAAGTAAGATGGTCGGATATTGATGCCAATCGTCACTTAGCCAACTCATCTTACGTAATGTATTGTGCCCAAACCCGTATGGCCTTTATGAATGCTCATAACATGGGTGTATCCAAGCTGGTTCATTGGGGAATTGGGCCTGTAATTTTGAATGAAGAATATTCTTTCTTTAAAGAGATTACGGCAGACCAGACAGTATATGTAAGTTTGGAAATTTCCGGAATGTCTGAAGACAGCTCTATTTATTCTTTCACTCACAAGTTTTATATGCCGGACGGTACCCATTGTGCAACATCTAAAGTTACAGGTGTATGGATTGACATGATGCTTCGTAAAATGACAACCCCACCAGACGATATTCTGGTAAGTTTATTAAAATATAAAACTGATCAGACTGAACTGTTGACCAAGGAAGATTTAAAAAAACTTTCTAACCGACCAGAAAATATAGATCCATCCGTTTTTAAATAA
- a CDS encoding NAD(P)/FAD-dependent oxidoreductase: MNLEKKKLVIIGGGAAGFFTAANVDGEKYDIHILEQASDVLQKVKISGGGRCNVTHACFDPRELTSFYPRGNKELLSVFTKFQPGDIMGWFEERGVALKIEDDNRIFPESNSSLSIMNALADAAIKNETKVSTKQVVKKIEQQGEQWIITTSSEEFIADIVVFCTGSSPKSYQLLKPLDFKTVDLVPSLFTFNIKNKSIEGLMGTSFPNAWVKLPALKKEESGPLLITHWGLSGPAVLKLSAWCARELFAMDYNFDVVVNFLGIDISIAEDILNQFRADNPKKSVGQSKIFDITNRFWNHLLEINNIDPQKQLGNISNKEVQQILESLCQNKMQVKGKSTFKDEFVTAGGVDLKEIDFKTMQSKKYSNFYLAGEVLNIDAVTGGFNFQACWSEAWLIAQDLNSK; encoded by the coding sequence ATGAATCTGGAAAAGAAAAAACTTGTTATTATCGGAGGTGGGGCTGCGGGCTTTTTTACAGCGGCGAATGTGGATGGAGAAAAATATGATATCCATATTCTGGAGCAGGCTTCAGATGTTTTACAAAAAGTGAAAATTTCAGGCGGAGGCAGATGTAATGTCACCCATGCCTGTTTTGATCCTCGTGAACTCACTTCTTTTTATCCGAGAGGAAATAAAGAATTATTGAGTGTTTTCACAAAGTTTCAGCCGGGAGATATAATGGGCTGGTTTGAAGAACGTGGTGTTGCACTAAAAATTGAGGATGATAACCGTATTTTTCCAGAAAGTAATTCTTCATTAAGCATAATGAATGCCCTTGCAGATGCTGCAATTAAAAATGAAACAAAAGTTTCGACTAAACAAGTCGTTAAAAAAATAGAGCAACAAGGAGAACAATGGATAATTACAACATCTTCTGAAGAATTTATTGCAGATATAGTTGTTTTTTGCACCGGAAGTTCACCAAAATCTTATCAACTTTTAAAGCCGTTGGATTTTAAAACTGTAGACCTTGTACCATCATTGTTTACTTTCAATATCAAAAATAAAAGCATAGAAGGATTAATGGGAACTTCGTTTCCGAATGCATGGGTAAAACTCCCGGCATTAAAGAAAGAAGAAAGTGGACCATTATTAATTACCCACTGGGGGCTGAGCGGACCAGCTGTGCTGAAATTATCTGCATGGTGCGCGCGGGAATTATTCGCAATGGATTATAATTTTGATGTTGTTGTCAATTTTTTAGGTATTGATATTTCAATTGCTGAAGATATTCTGAATCAGTTTAGAGCAGATAATCCTAAGAAAAGTGTAGGGCAGTCCAAAATTTTTGATATTACCAATCGTTTCTGGAACCATTTATTGGAGATAAACAACATTGATCCGCAAAAGCAATTAGGAAATATAAGTAATAAAGAAGTTCAGCAGATTTTAGAAAGTCTTTGTCAAAACAAAATGCAGGTAAAAGGGAAGAGTACTTTTAAAGACGAATTTGTAACAGCCGGAGGGGTAGATTTGAAAGAGATAGATTTCAAAACAATGCAGAGCAAAAAATATTCTAACTTCTACCTTGCAGGCGAAGTACTGAATATTGATGCGGTTACTGGTGGATTTAATTTCCAGGCATGCTGGAGTGAAGCATGGTTAATTGCACAGGATCTGAATTCGAAATAA